A window from Macaca thibetana thibetana isolate TM-01 chromosome 7, ASM2454274v1, whole genome shotgun sequence encodes these proteins:
- the LOC126959236 gene encoding LOW QUALITY PROTEIN: putative golgin subfamily A member 6-like protein 3 (The sequence of the model RefSeq protein was modified relative to this genomic sequence to represent the inferred CDS: deleted 2 bases in 1 codon), translating to MSEKTRQGKFTAAKKKLLGLTAPYSALTSYRPKPDLPELFGLASPRTWVPPAPSPTLASRPSEDVAVGADGSHECHCSSFPQLKEYWKRKSPGVPAGANRKKKINGSSPDTAASGGYHSPGDSATGVYGEGPVSSTTLKDLEVRALKEEKKREIHRIQKLGRSLFKLKNQRAEPRAPDPPAGPSEVEQLQDETKHLRKELESLGRQLQAEVENNQMLNLLNRRQEERIHEQEERLSGQEERTGQEERIREQEERIREQEERIREQEEKLHEQEERLSGQEERLSGQEERLSGQEERIREQEKRIHEQDERLWEQEWLPEQERLLEEVKKLLEWERREKEEEKLLEHERLLNQVEKLLEEERLREEERLQEQDERLREEERLPEQERLLEQVEKLLEQERWQEEQKRLLDHGRLLDQVEELLEQERLQEQDERLREQERLLEQVEKLLERERRQEEQKRLLEEEQLLDQVEELLEQQRLREQETLQELERLRELERMLELGWEALYKQQVEPHSSFRGAEVGSPGLPLDLEIIIPARGMEPSSHRGRDSAIRGWPQQVATYQQLTSEKEVLHRQLLLQTQLIHQLQQQEAQGKSVAKMARQKLQETPGRELLRTGPREGQPGNLRAFSPSFLAS from the exons ATGTCAGAAAAAACACGACAGGGAAAATTCACCGCAGCCAAGAAAAAG CTTCTGGGGCTCACCGCTCCATACTCGGCCCTCACCTCCTACCGCCCCAAGCCCGACCTCCCTGAGCTCTTTGGGCTTGCGTCTCCCAGGACCTGGGTCCCCCCCGCCCCAAGCCCCACCCTCGCCAGTCGTCCCTCG GAGGATGTGGCTGTAGGGGCTGATGGTTCTCATGAGTGTCACTGCTCTTCTTTCCCACAGTTAAAAGAATATTGGAAGAGGAAGAGCCCTGGCGTTCCAGCAGGAGctaacaggaaaaagaaaatcaatggcaGTAGCCCTGACACAGCTGCTTCTGGTGGTTACCACTCACCTGGGGAT TCAGCAACAGGTGTCTACGGGGAGGGCCCTGTGTCATCTACTACCCTGAAAGATCTAGAG GTTCGCGCattgaaggaggagaagaagcgTGAGATACATCGGATACAGAAGCTTGGGAGGAGCTTGTTCAAACTCAAAAACCAGAGGG CTGAACCCCGGGCCCCAGATCCCCCAGCAGGGCCCTCTGAGGTGGAGCAGCTACAAGATGAGACCAAACACCTAAGGAAGGAGCTGGAGAGTCTGGGAAGACAGCTCCAGGCCGAGGTGGAAAACAATCAGATGTTGAATCTCCTGAACAGGAGACAGGAGGAGAGGATacatgagcaggaggagaggctatctgggcaggaggagagg actgggcaggaggagaggatacgtgagcaggaggagaggatacgtgagcaggaggagaggatacgtgagcaggaggagaagctacatgagcaggaggagaggctatctgggcaggaggagaggctatctgggcaggaggagaggctatctgggcaggaggagaggatacGTGAGCAGGAGAAGAGGATTCATGAGCAGGATGAGAGACTATGGGAGCAGGAGTGGCTGCCAGAGCAAGAGAGGCTGCTGGAGGAGGTGAAAAAGCTCTTGGAATGGGAGAGacgggagaaggaggaggagaagctgcTAGAGCATGAGAGGCTGCTGAACCAGGTAGAGAAGCTGCTGGAAGAGGAGAGGCTGCGGGAGGAGGAGAGGCTGCAGGAGCAGGATGAGAGGCTGCGGGAGGAGGAGAGGCTGCCAGAGCAGGAGAGGCTGTTGGAGCAGGTGGAGAAGCTATTGGAACAGGAGAGGTGGCAGGAGGAACAGAAGAGGCTGTTAGACCATGGGAGGCTGCTGGACCAGGTGGAGGAACTGTTGGAACAGGAGAGGTTGCAGGAACAGGATGAGAGACTTCGGGAGCAGGAGAGGCTGCTGGAGCAGGTGGAGAAGCTTTTGGAACGGGAGAGGCGACAGGAGGAGCAGAAGAGGCTGCTGGAGGAGGAGCAGCTGCTGGACCAAGTGGAGGAGCTGCTGGAACAGCAGAGGCTGCGGGAGCAGGAGACACTGCAGGAGCTGGAGAGGCTTCGGGAGCTGGAGAGGATGCTGGAGCTGGGGTGGGAAGCCCTCTACAAGCAGCAGGTGGAGCCACACAGCAGCTTTCGAGGAGCTG AGGTGGGGAGCCCTGGGCTCCCCCTAGATCTGGAAATCATCATCCCAGCCAGAGGCATGGAGCCCTCGAGTCACAGGGGAAGAGACAGTGCTATAAGAGGttggccg CAGCAGGTGGCCACTTATCAGCAGCTGACCTCTGAGAAGGAGGTGCTGCACAGGCAGTTACTGCTGCAGACCCAGCTCATCcaccagctgcagcagcaggaagctCAGGGCAAATCAGTGGCTAAGATGGCCCGCCAAAAGTTGCAGGAGACCCCGGGGAGGGAGTTGCTGAGGACAGGGCCCCGAGAGGGACAACCTGGCAACCTCCGTGCCTTCTCACCCTCTTTCCTGGCCTCATAG
- the LOC126959235 gene encoding uncharacterized protein LOC126959235 — protein sequence MVLPGEDEMEEDIWTVRRRRHRSPCRTSQGTCRARRSGEPDFPCPYFVTFLSGPSQIPLCSWFPCLLISVDFHSFREPVVKHHFTCDQQVHTLSPKERGCAPPPCPGCSVYVPTRILTSCLQVAFFNFAGASAQEEQRVCCQLLAHPVASSQRTPGTGGESVCGETHRALQGAMEKVQLSRSWHGPRTVWVGQGSWFLRFDPIILALEQLYGGQRGPEEAGGETRASIHPPLGTDTISEREARVHQGELLDHQRGPSL from the exons ATGGTTCTCCCTGGGGAAG ACGAGATGGAGGAGGACATCTggacagtgaggaggaggaggcaccGCAGCCCATGCCGAACATCCCAGGGGACCTGCAGAGCCAGGAGGTCAGGTGAGCCTGACTTTCCCTGCCCCTACTTTGTCACCTTCCTCAGTGGTCCCTCCCAGATCCCCTTATGTTCTTGGTTTCCCTGCCTTTTGATTTCTGTGGACTTTCACTCCTTCCGGGAGCCAGTGGTCAAACACCATTTCACCTGTGACCAACAGGTGCACACTCTGAGCCCCAAGGAAAGGGGCTGCGCTCCACCTCCCTGCCCCGGTTGTTCTGTGTATGTCCCTACAAGAATACTCACCTCTTGCCTTCAGGTGGCATTTTTCAACTTCGCTGGAGCCAGTGCCCAGGAAGAGCAAAGGGTGTGCTGCCAGCTCCTGGCTCACCCAGTGGCTTCATCCCAGAGGACCCCAGGGACTGGGGGTGAGTCTGTGTGTGGGGAGACCCACCGAGCCCTGCAGGGGGCCATGGAGAAGGTGCAGCTGAGTAGGTCCTGGCATGGGCCAAGAACGGTGTGGGTGGGGCAAGGCAGTTGGTTCTTGAGATTTGACCCCATTATTTTGGCTCTAGAGCAACTTTATGGAGGACAACGTGGACCTGAAGAAGCCGGTGGAGAAACTAGAGCTTCCATTCATCCACCTCTCGGGACAGACACCATAAGTGAGCGGGAGGCCAGGGTACATCAGGGGGAGCTGCTGGACCATCAGAGGGGCCCCAGCCTCTGA